Proteins co-encoded in one Anser cygnoides isolate HZ-2024a breed goose unplaced genomic scaffold, Taihu_goose_T2T_genome scaffold_43_1, whole genome shotgun sequence genomic window:
- the LOC125181874 gene encoding LOW QUALITY PROTEIN: neutral alpha-glucosidase AB-like (The sequence of the model RefSeq protein was modified relative to this genomic sequence to represent the inferred CDS: inserted 1 base in 1 codon; deleted 1 base in 1 codon) produces MAAAPGRRRPAPVLLLWALLGAALAVDRSNFKTCEQSAFCRRQRSLQPGRSPYRALLESLQLGPGAATLQLVNEDTKVPLLLELSGLRGNTTRIRIRELHPLRPRYEVPDVLLGEPQAEPLTVTGREEGSLELALGPGGHRLLLTEKPFRMDLLRGRELLASVNARGLLVFEHLRPRRGSFSDKVSSSLGSLWDKLRSLFHSDTPKEPAAEEAAAEGQEGGAGTEDADSQSEKPAEVDAEAAEEPGSWEETFKTHTDSKPNGPTSVGLDFSLPGFEHVYGIPEHADNLRLRTTEGGDPYRLYNLDVFQYELYNPMALYGSVPLLLAHSARSTLGVFWLNAAETWVDISSNTAGKTLFGKLLDYMQGGGETPQTDVRWMSESGIIDVFLLLGPAPADVAGQYAALTGTQALPPLFALGYHQSRWNYNDEEDVAAVERGFEEHAIPCDVLWLDIEHADGKRYFTWDPSKFPQPRAMLERLAAKKRKMVSIVDPHIKVDSAYRVHSELRARGFYVKTKDGGDYEGWCWPGSAAYPDFTNPEMRAWWASMFAYDQYEGSTENLFTWNDMNEPSVFSGPEVTMHKDAVHHGGWEHRDLHNLYGFYVQMATAEGQIQRSGGRQRPFVLSRAFFAGSQRYGAVWTGDNAAEWGAPEDFHPHVPELRAGRALLLRRGRGGFFKNPDAELLVRWYQAGAFQPFFRAHAHLDTVRREPWLFGEENAALIRGAVRQRYALLPFWYTAFYRCHRHGLPVMRPLWMEYPEDTTTFAMDDQYLIDRALLVHPVTEQGARGVQVYLPGKGEVWYDVASHQKHHAPQTLYVPVTMSSIPVYQRGGTVVPRQDRVRRSTECMKGDPFTLYVALSPQGTAEGDLFLDDGQSFDYATASRYLHRRFTFASNTLTASSADPQGQFETPAWVERVVILGAGKPAAVVLRPAGGPETRLDFQHEAETSVLTVRKPGXRIGADWAIVLR; encoded by the exons atggcggcggcgccggggaG GCGGCGCCCAGCAccggtgctgctgctctgggcccTTCTCGGGGCCGCGCTGGCCGTGGACCGCAGCAACTTCAAGACGTGCGAGCAGAGCGCCTTCTGcag GCGGCAGCGCAGCCTCCAGCCCGGCCGCTCCCCGTACCGAGCCCTCCTCGAGTCGCTGCAGCTCGGGCCCGGCGCCGCCACGCTGCAGCTGGTCAATGAGGACACCAAG GtgccgctgctgctggagctgtcgGGGCTGCGGGGGAACACGACGCGCATCCGCATCAGGGAGCTGCACCCGCTGCGGCCCCGCTACGAGGTGCCCGACGTGCTGCTGGGCGAGCCGCAGGCCGAGCC GCTGACGGTGACGGGGCGTGAGGAGGGCAGCCTGGAGCTGGCGCTGGGCCCCGGCGGGCACCGGCTGCTGCTGACGGAGAAGCCGTTCCGCATGGACCTGCTGCGGGGCCGCGAGCTGCTGGCCAGCGTCAACGCCCGCGGGCTGCTCGTCTTCGAGCACCTCCGCCCCCGCCGCGGCTC TTTCTCGGATAAAGTTAGTAGCTCGCTCGGGAGCTTGTGGGATAAGCTCAGGAGCCTGTTCCATAG tgacacCCCCAAAGAGCCGGCGGCAGAGGAGGCGGCTGCCGAGGGTCAGGAGGGAGGCGCAGGGACAGAAGACGCCGACAGCCAGAGCGAGAAg cccgcAGAGGTGGACGCGGAGGCCGCGGAGGAGCCGGGCTCGTGGGAGGAGACGTTCAAGACGCACACGGACTCCAAACCCAACG GACCCACGTCGGTGGGGCTGGACTTCTCCCTGCCCGGCTTCGAGCACGTCTACGGCATCCCCGAGCATGCGGACAACCTGCGGCTGCGCACCACCG agggGGGCGACCCGTACCGCCTCTACAACCTGGACGTCTTCCAGTACGAGCTCTACAACCCCATGGCGCTCTACGGCTCCGtcccgctgctgctggcccaCAGCGCCCGCAGCACCCTCGGCGTCTTCTGGCTCAACGCCGCCGAGACCTGGGTGGACATCAGCTCCAACACCGCCGGCAAG ACGCTTTTCGGGAAGCTGCTGGACTACATGCAGGGCGGCGGCGAGACGCCGCAGACCGACGTGCGCTGGATGTCGGAGAGCGGCATCATCGACGTCTTCCTGCTGctcggccccgcgcccgccgaCGTGGCGGGGCAGTACGCCGCCCTCACCG GCACCCAGGCGCTGCCGCCGCTCTTCGCCCTGGGCTACCACCAGAGCCGCTGGAACTACAACGACGAGGAGGACGTGGCGGCGGTGGAGCGGGGCTTCGAGGAGCACGCCATCCCCTGCGACGTGCTCTGGCTCGACATCGAGCACGCCGACGGCAAGCGCTACTTCACCTGGGACCCCAGCAAgttcccccagccccgcgccatGCTCGAGCGCCTGGCCGCCAAGAAGCGCAAG ATGGTGAGCATCGTGGACCCGCACATCAAGGTGGACAGCGCCTACCGCGTGCACAGCGAGCTGCGCGCCCGCGGCTTCTACGTCAAGACCAAGGACGGCGGCGACTACGAGGGCTGGTGTTGGCCGG gCTCGGCGGCGTACCCCGACTTCACCAACCCCGAGATGCGCGCCTGGTGGGCCTCCATGTTCGCCTACGACCAGTACGAG ggCTCGACCGAGAACCTCTTCACCTGGAACGACATGAACGAGCCGTCGGTGTTCAGCGGCCCCGAGGTGACGATGCACAAGGACGCCGTGCACCACGGCGGCTGGGAGCACCGCGACCTCCACAACCTCTACGGCTTCTACGTG cAAATGGCGACGGCCGAGGGGCAGATCCAGCGctcgggcgggcggcagcgcccCTTCGTGCTGAGCCGAGCCTTCTTCGCCGGCTCCCAGCGCTACG gcgccGTGTGGACGGGCGACAACGCGGCCGAGTGGGGAGCACCTGAAGATTTCCATCCCCATGTGCCTGAGCTTCGGGCTGGCCGGGCTCTCCTTCTGCGGCG CGGACGTGGGGGCTTCTTCAAGAACCCGGACGCGGAGCTGCTGGTGCGCTGGTACCAGGCGGgcgccttccagcccttcttccGCGCCCACGCGCACCTGGACACGGTGCGCCGCGAGCCCTGGCTCTTCGGCGAGGAGAACGCGGCGCTGATCCGCGGCGCCGTGCGCCAGCGCTACGCCCTGCTGCCCTTCTGGTACACCGCCTTCTACCGCTGCCACCGCCACGGGCTGCCCGTCATGAG ACCTCTCTGGATGGAGTACCCCGAGGACACCACCACCTTTGCCATGGACGACCAGTACTTAATTG ACAGGGCGCTGCTGGTGCACCCCGTCACGGAGCAGGGCGCCCGCGGCGTGCAGGTCTACCTGCCCGGCAAGGGCGAG GTGTGGTACGACGTCGCCTCGCACCAGAAGCACCACGCGCCCCAGACGCTCTACGTGCCCGTGACCATGAGCAGC ATCCCCGTGTACCAGCGCGGCGGCACCGTGGTGCCACGGCAGGACCGCGTGCGGCGCTCCACCGAGTGCATGAAGGGCGACCCTTTCACCCTCTACGTGGCGCTGAGCCCCCAG GGCACAGCCGAAGGCGACCTCTTCCTGGACGACGGGCAGAGCTTTGACTACGCCACGGCATCGCGCTACCTCCACCGCCGCTTCACCTTCGCCAGCAACACGCTGACGGCCAG TTCTGCGGACCCCCAGGGGCAG TTCGAGACCCCGGCGTGGGTGGAGCGTGTGGTGATCCTCGGCGCGGGGAAGCCGGCGGCCGTCGTTCTCCGTCCTGCAG GCGGCCCCGAGACTCGCCTCGACTTCCAGCATGAGGCCGAGACCTCCGTCCTCACCGTGCGCAAGCCGG TCCGCATCGGCGCCGACTGGGCCATCGTCCTGCGATAA
- the LOC136789200 gene encoding LOW QUALITY PROTEIN: galactosylgalactosylxylosylprotein 3-beta-glucuronosyltransferase 3-like (The sequence of the model RefSeq protein was modified relative to this genomic sequence to represent the inferred CDS: inserted 7 bases in 4 codons): protein MLRLRHVFLVYFVVSLLGLLCALLQLGQPCDCSRLLRGAEQRLAQLQAQLRRGAPSRGAPLPTIYVVTPTYARPVQKAELVRLSQTLLHVRALHWVVVEDAAAPTALVXGLLAASGVPFTHLHAPTPPERRRRPGDPSWLRPRGVEQRNRALQWLRDTRAPGERAVVYFADDDNTYSLRLFEEMRSTRRVAVWPVGLVXGLRFERPLVAXGRVVGFHTAWKPERPFPLDMAGFAVALPLLLARPGARFDPAAERGYLESSLLGXLVTPAQLEPKADNCTQVLVWHTRTEKPKLRQEEQLQRQGRGSDPRIEV from the exons ATGCTGAGGCTGAGGCACGTCTTCCTCGTCTACTTCGTGGTgtcgctgctggggctgctctgcgccctgctgcagctcg ggcagccctgTGACTGCTCCCGGCTGCTGCGGGGCGCTGAGCAGCGCCTGGCCCAGCTCCAGGCCCAGCTGCGGCGGGGGGCACCGAGCCGGGGGGCGCCGCTGCCGACCATCTACGTGGTGACCCCCACCTACGCCAG gccgGTGCAGAAGGCGGAGCTGGTCCGCCTGTCCCAGACCCTCCTGCACGTGCGGGCGCTGCActgggtggtggtggaggacgCGGCCGCCCCCACGGCGCTggt ggggctgctggcggcCAGCGGGGTGCCCTTCACCCACCTGcacgcccccaccccccccgagcgccgccgccgccccggggacCCCTCCTGGCTGCGGCCCCGCGGGGTCGAGCAGCGCAACCGGGCCCTGCAGTGGCTGCGGGACACGCGGGCGCCCGGCGAGCGCGCCGTCGTCTACTTCGCCGACGACGACAACACCTACAGCCTGCGGCTCTTCGAGGAG atgcgCAGCACCCGCCGCGTGGCCGTCTGGCcggtggggctggt ggggctgCGCTTCGAGCGGCCGCTGGTGGC GGGGCGCGTGGTGGGCTTCCACACGGCCTGGAAGCCCGAGCGCCCCTTCCCGCTGGACATGGCCGGCTTCGCCGTggcgctgcccctgctcctcgcCCGCCCCGGCGCCCGCTTCGACCCCGCCGCCGAGCGGGGGTACCTGGAGAGCAGCCTCCTGG GGCTCGTCACCCCCGCCCAGCTCGAGCCCAAGGCCGACAACTGCACCcag gtgctggTGTGGCACACGCGCACGGAGAAGCCCAAACTGCgccaggaggagcagctgcagcgccAGGGCCGCGGCTCCGACCCCCGCATCGAGGTGtga